One genomic window of Carassius auratus strain Wakin chromosome 14, ASM336829v1, whole genome shotgun sequence includes the following:
- the tstd1 gene encoding thiosulfate:glutathione sulfurtransferase, which produces MASSDKEISYADLKALLAKGSGLVVDVRSKEEVDRGRIPGSIHIPVENVESDMSLDASEFLSKFGVVKPSLDSSELVFHCQVGRRGAVATEKARGLGFKNARNYAGGYKEWSEKGGK; this is translated from the exons ATGGCAAGCAGCG ATAAGGAGATTTCCTATGCTGATCTCAAAGCTCTCTTGGCGAAGGGTTCAGGGCTTGTTGTGGATGTCCGCAGTAAAGAGGAGGTAGATAGAGGGCGTATTCCTGGCTCCATTCATATCCCAG tggaAAATGTAGAAAGTGACATGTCATTGGACGCATCTGAATTTCTGTCTAAGTTTGGCGTAGTTAAGCCGTCTCTGGACAGCTCTGAACTGGTTTTCCACTGTCAGGTGGGAAGACGTGGCGCTGTTGCCACAGAGAAAGCCAGAGGCCTGGGCTTCAAGAA TGCCCGTAATTATGCTGGCGGCTACAAGGAATGGTCAGAAAAAGGAGGCAAGTGA